The Euphorbia lathyris chromosome 2, ddEupLath1.1, whole genome shotgun sequence genome includes a window with the following:
- the LOC136217635 gene encoding proline-rich receptor-like protein kinase PERK15: MSVLFSEVPQKIHALSLQLLVFSYVIFMINAEWANNRLVEAPIAPSRAPLAAPAIPDLPLPADLPSFHKPHRKHFSALVAPAQPPNYGPLITSSQPPASSHFSKPSKKRIFVPPAVGLVDMAPTQSSGSANASVLPQPPLTPTFSDCCKPEMVLKRGSHGCHCVYPIKLDLLLLNVSQNPNWSIFLQELASQLGLLVSQIELINFYVLSLSRLNISMDITPHTGISFSSRDVSSINSSLALHKVHFDSTLVGDYRLLNLTWFEPPAPSQAPIVASSPAEAPEHQSATATSVGTSNKGNRSNMILVLGIGAGIVIIAIISMLAICSCAFRQGKPKGPSKETVKPRTMDAAPAGGSLPHPSSTRFLAYEELKEATNNFEPGSILGEGGFGKVFKGVLSDGTAVAIKKLTTGGQQGDKEFLVEVEMLSRLHHRNLVKLVGYYTNRDSSQNLLCYELVPNGSLEAWLHGPLGVNCPLDWDTRMKIALDAARGLAYLHEDSQPCVIHRDFKASNILLENNFNAKVADFGLAKQAPEGRANYLSTRVMGTFGYVAPEYAMTGHLLVKSDVYSYGVVLLELLTGRKPVDMSQPSGQENLVTWARPIFRDKDRLEELADPTLGGKFPKEDFVRVCTIAAACVAPEANQRPTMGEVVQSLKMVQRVTEYQDSMSTSNARPNMRQSSTTFESDGTSSIFSSGPYSGLSAFDNENLSRTAVFSEDLHEGR; this comes from the exons ATGTCGGTGCTTTTTTCTG AAGTGCCACAAAAAATCCATGCTCTGTCGTTACAACTTTTGGTTTTTTCGTATGTAATTTTCATGATCAATGCCGAATGGGCCAATAATAGACTTGTTGAAGCGCCAATAGCTCCAAGCAGGGCGCCATTGGCTGCACCAGCTATTCCTGATCTTCCCTTGCCAGCCGACCTGCCATCATTTCATAAGCCACATAGGAAGCATTTCTCTGCACTTGTAGCACCTGCGCAGCCACCTAATTATGGTCCACTTATAACTTCTAGTCAGCCCCCTGCTAGTTCTCATTTCTCAAAACCATCAAAGAAGCGCATATTTGTGCCCCCGGCTGTTGGATTGGTAGATATGGCGCCGACACAATCCAGTGGTAGTGCAAACGCTTCTGTTTTACCTCAGCCGCCATTGACCCCTACTTTTTCTG ATTGTTGCAAACCTGAGATGGTGTTGAAAAGAGGGAGCCATGGTTGCCATTGTGTGTATCCAATAAAGCTTGACCTTCTCCTATTGAATGTCTCACAAAATCCTAATTGGAGTATATTTCTGCAAGAACTAGCTTCCCAGCTTGGCTTGCTAGTTTCCCAAATTGAGCTGATAAACTTTTATGTACTCAGCTTGTCAAGATTAAATATTTCAATGGATATTACTCCTCATACAGGAATCAGCTTCTCTTCTAGGGATGTCTCGTCAATTAACTCATCACTTGCATTGCATAAGGTTCATTTTGACTCTACCCTTGTGGGTGATTACAGACTCCTGAACTTAACCTGGTTTGAACCTCCAGCGCCTTCCCAAG CTCCTATTGTTGCTTCATCTCCTGCGGAAGCACCAGAACATCAATCTGCAACTGCCACATCAGTTGGTACTTCAAACAAGGGCAACCGTTCAAATATGATACTTGTACTTGGTATTGGTGCTGGCATTGTAATCATTGCTATAATATCCATGCTTGCAATCTGCTCATGTGCATTCCGCCAAGGGAAGCCTAAAGGACCCTCCAAGGAAACTG TGAAGCCTAGGACTATGGATGCAGCTCCTGCTGGAGGATCTCTTCCACATCCTTCGAGTACACGGTTTCTAGCCTATGAAGAGCTTAAAGAAGCAACGAACAACTTTGAGCCTGGAAGCATACTTGGAGAGGGCGGATTTGGTAAAGTTTTCAAGGGTGTCCTAAGTGATGGTACAGCTGTAGCAATTAAGAAGCTCACTACCGGAGGACAACAAGGGGATAAAGAATTCCTGGTTGAGGTTGAGATGCTCAGCAGGTTACATCACCGTAATCTTGTCAAACTAGTTGGTTATTATACCAACCGGGACTCTTCACAAAATCTGTTATGTTATGAACTTGTTCCAAATGGAAGCTTAGAGGCCTGGCTTCATG GTCCTCTAGGTGTAAATTGTCCTTTGGATTGGGATACCAGAATGAAGATTGCTCTTGATGCCGCAAGAGGACTTGCATACCTGCATGAGGACTCACAGCCATGTGTTATCCACAGAGATTTCAAAGCATCCAATATATTGCTCGAGAACAACTTTAATGCTAAAGTTGCTGATTTTGGACTTGCCAAACAGGCACCTGAAGGCAGAGCAAATTATCTTTCTACTCGTGTCATGGGTACATTTGG GTACGTAGCTCCAGAATATGCTATGACTGGACATCTGCTAGTAAAAAGTGATGTTTACAGCTACGGAGTTGTCCTCCTTGAGCTGCTGACAGGAAGGAAACCTGTGGATATGTCACAACCATCAGGGCAGGAAAACCTCGTCACTTGG GCTAGGCCTATTTTTAGAGATAAAGACAGACTAGAAGAGCTTGCTGATCCAACCCTTGGAGGGAAATTTCCCAAGGAAGATTTTGTTCGGGTTTGCACCATTGCAGCAGCTTGTGTAGCTCCTGAGGCGAACCAGCGACCCACCATGGGTGAAGTAGTTCAGTCACTGAAAATGGTACAGCGAGTCACAGAATACCAGGATTCCATGTCAACCTCCAATGCCCGGCCAAACATGAGACAGTCATCCACTACCTTCGAGTCTGACGGGACATCTTCGATATTCTCCTCAGGTCCGTACTCTGGTTTAAGTGCTTTTGATAATGAAAACCTTTCCAGGACAGCAGTTTTCTCGGAAGATCTTCACGAGGGACGATGA